Proteins from a single region of Runella sp. SP2:
- the ruvX gene encoding Holliday junction resolvase RuvX, whose protein sequence is MARIIAIDYGTKRTGIAVTDPLQIIATALDTVRSHELIDFLKRYTTTEAVEAFVVGMPRKLDNTDTNNTPHVKGFIKQLKKAFPETPVYEHDERFTSSMALQTMISMGTKKSDRQDKSNIDKMSATIILQSYLTTKK, encoded by the coding sequence ATGGCGCGAATCATTGCGATTGATTATGGTACAAAACGGACAGGAATCGCCGTGACAGACCCTTTGCAAATCATTGCGACGGCGCTTGATACGGTTCGTTCGCACGAATTAATCGACTTTTTGAAGCGTTACACCACCACGGAAGCCGTTGAAGCGTTTGTGGTAGGAATGCCCCGAAAATTGGATAATACCGATACCAACAACACGCCGCACGTGAAAGGGTTTATTAAACAACTCAAAAAAGCGTTTCCCGAAACACCCGTTTACGAACACGACGAGCGTTTTACCAGCAGTATGGCACTCCAAACGATGATTTCGATGGGAACCAAAAAAAGTGACCGTCAGGATAAATCCAACATCGATAAAATGAGCGCGACCATCATCTTACAATCGTATTTAACCACGAAAAAATAA
- a CDS encoding ribonuclease H-like domain-containing protein, whose amino-acid sequence MDLRKKAKNVLFIDIETVSSKASFDQLDERMQEQWERKAANIRNDDHVAPFDLFYRRAAIYAEFGKIICIGVGALYWNTTDEQPRFKVKSLAGDDERALLLEFKELLEKYPQNQLILCAHNGKEFDFPYICRRMLVNGITLPESLQLSGKKPWEILHQDTLDMWRYGDYKSFAQLDLLAALFGIPSSKSDISGEDVTRVYYAEKDLDRIRRYCKEDVVVLAQLWLRLNQFETVKPEYIVRAE is encoded by the coding sequence ATGGATCTCCGCAAAAAAGCTAAAAACGTACTTTTTATCGACATCGAAACGGTTTCGTCGAAAGCTTCATTTGACCAGCTTGACGAACGAATGCAGGAGCAGTGGGAACGCAAAGCCGCCAATATTCGCAACGATGACCACGTGGCTCCGTTCGACTTGTTTTACCGTCGGGCGGCGATTTATGCGGAGTTTGGCAAAATCATTTGCATCGGAGTTGGGGCGCTGTATTGGAATACCACCGATGAGCAGCCGCGTTTTAAAGTAAAATCCCTCGCGGGCGACGACGAGCGGGCTTTGCTGCTGGAGTTTAAGGAATTGCTCGAAAAATACCCCCAAAACCAGCTCATTCTCTGCGCCCACAACGGCAAAGAGTTTGACTTCCCCTACATTTGCCGACGGATGCTAGTCAACGGCATTACACTGCCCGAATCACTCCAACTTTCGGGCAAAAAGCCGTGGGAAATCCTTCACCAAGACACACTCGACATGTGGCGTTACGGCGACTACAAAAGCTTTGCTCAGTTGGACTTGCTGGCAGCGCTGTTTGGAATTCCGAGCAGTAAGTCAGACATCAGCGGTGAAGATGTGACGCGGGTGTATTATGCCGAAAAAGACCTCGACCGCATTCGGCGCTACTGCAAAGAAGACGTGGTTGTGCTCGCCCAACTGTGGCTGCGTCTCAACCAATTCGAGACCGTGAAGCCTGAGTACATTGTGCGGGCGGAGTGA
- a CDS encoding type II toxin-antitoxin system HigB family toxin, whose protein sequence is MRIIAKRTLRDFWELNPDSENSLLEWHDVVTSIVWHTPNDVKSTFGNASIIDKNRVIFNIKGNDYRLITHIDYVFGIVFILWVGTHAAYDRIDAKKIEFKRKSQP, encoded by the coding sequence ATGAGAATCATTGCCAAACGTACTTTGAGGGATTTTTGGGAATTAAATCCTGACTCAGAAAATTCATTATTAGAATGGCATGATGTTGTTACAAGTATAGTATGGCACACTCCCAATGATGTAAAATCAACATTTGGGAATGCGAGTATCATTGATAAAAATCGCGTTATTTTCAATATCAAAGGCAACGATTACCGACTTATTACTCATATCGATTACGTCTTTGGAATCGTATTCATACTGTGGGTAGGAACGCACGCAGCCTATGATAGAATTGATGCAAAAAAAATTGAATTTAAACGAAAGTCTCAACCATGA
- a CDS encoding carbon-nitrogen hydrolase translates to MRNVKVGLVQMSCTADVNDNLAKAIAKTREAAAQGAQIVCLQELFKSLYFCDVEDHANFSLGEAIPGPTTDVLSDLAKELGIVIIASLFEKRAPGLYHNTTAVLDADGSYLGKYRKMHIPDDPGYYEKFYFTPGDLGYKVFQTKFGKLGVLICWDQWYPEAARITSLMGAEILFYPTAIGWDVNEQDPAISQEQYNAWQTIQRSHSVANGVYVVSVNRVGREADQQFWGGSFVSNPFGSLMYLASHDQEETKVIELDLDKTEYYRTTWPYLRDRRIDSYQPITKRLIDE, encoded by the coding sequence ATGCGAAACGTAAAAGTAGGTTTGGTGCAAATGAGCTGTACCGCCGATGTCAACGATAATTTAGCAAAAGCCATCGCCAAAACCCGCGAGGCCGCTGCGCAAGGTGCTCAAATTGTTTGCCTTCAAGAGTTATTTAAGTCGCTCTATTTCTGTGACGTAGAAGACCACGCCAATTTTAGCCTCGGCGAAGCCATCCCAGGACCTACCACCGACGTTCTTAGCGATTTAGCCAAAGAGCTCGGTATTGTCATTATCGCTTCCTTATTTGAAAAACGCGCCCCAGGCTTGTACCACAACACCACGGCCGTTTTGGATGCCGACGGAAGTTACTTGGGAAAATACCGCAAAATGCACATTCCCGACGACCCAGGCTACTACGAGAAGTTCTATTTTACCCCAGGGGATTTGGGCTACAAAGTGTTTCAAACCAAATTTGGGAAATTGGGCGTGCTTATTTGTTGGGACCAATGGTACCCCGAAGCAGCCCGTATCACGAGTTTGATGGGGGCGGAAATTTTGTTTTACCCAACGGCCATTGGCTGGGATGTCAACGAACAAGACCCTGCCATTAGCCAAGAACAATACAACGCTTGGCAGACCATTCAACGCAGCCACTCCGTTGCGAACGGCGTGTATGTAGTGTCGGTTAATCGCGTAGGGCGCGAAGCTGATCAGCAATTTTGGGGAGGTTCGTTTGTTTCCAATCCTTTCGGAAGTCTGATGTATTTGGCTTCTCACGACCAAGAAGAAACGAAAGTAATTGAACTCGATTTGGACAAAACGGAGTATTATCGCACTACGTGGCCTTACCTCCGCGACCGCCGCATCGACAGCTACCAGCCAATCACGAAGCGCTTGATTGACGAGTAA
- the def gene encoding peptide deformylase gives MIFPIVAYGDPVLRKVARPIEKDEINLAEFVANMYETMYESSGIGLAAPQVGQSIRVFVVDGTILNEDEEEEDKDPSLEGFKKVFINPQILEETGDEWAFEEGCLSIPGIRADVYRPEKLKIKYRDPEWNEHIEEYDGMAARIIQHEYDHLEGKLFTDYLPMLKRQMLKKRLADITKGAVKVDYRMRFPK, from the coding sequence ATGATATTTCCCATCGTAGCATACGGCGATCCCGTTTTGCGTAAAGTGGCTCGACCCATTGAAAAAGACGAAATCAACTTGGCCGAATTTGTAGCTAATATGTACGAAACCATGTACGAATCGTCGGGCATTGGGTTGGCTGCGCCACAAGTAGGACAAAGTATTCGCGTGTTTGTCGTAGATGGTACTATTCTCAACGAGGACGAAGAAGAAGAGGACAAAGACCCAAGTTTGGAAGGATTCAAAAAGGTGTTTATCAATCCCCAAATTTTGGAAGAAACGGGCGATGAATGGGCGTTTGAAGAGGGTTGTTTGAGTATTCCAGGAATTCGGGCGGATGTATATCGTCCCGAAAAACTCAAAATTAAATACCGTGACCCTGAGTGGAACGAACACATCGAAGAATACGATGGCATGGCGGCTCGTATCATTCAACACGAATACGACCACCTAGAAGGTAAATTGTTTACGGATTATTTGCCGATGCTCAAGCGACAAATGCTCAAAAAACGCTTGGCTGATATTACCAAAGGCGCAGTGAAGGTAGATTACCGAATGCGTTTCCCGAAATAA
- a CDS encoding type II toxin-antitoxin system HigA family antitoxin has protein sequence MIKPIKTEEQYEEALERVYHLLQTEPQPQTEKGDELELLVTLIESYEAIYYPMSASDPVAYLKNKMAQNGLKQIDLIPFIGDKAMVSKVLNKKRELTLSMIKRLSKGLNIPATRLIGH, from the coding sequence ATGATAAAACCGATAAAGACAGAAGAGCAGTACGAGGAGGCACTTGAGCGTGTTTATCATTTACTTCAAACTGAGCCACAACCTCAAACCGAAAAAGGCGATGAATTGGAGTTATTGGTAACTCTTATTGAGTCGTATGAAGCTATATATTACCCTATGAGTGCTTCCGACCCCGTAGCCTATTTAAAAAATAAGATGGCTCAAAATGGACTCAAACAAATAGATCTGATTCCGTTTATTGGGGATAAAGCTATGGTTTCTAAGGTATTAAATAAAAAAAGAGAATTAACTCTTTCAATGATTAAGCGTTTGAGTAAAGGACTAAATATCCCTGCTACTCGCTTAATTGGGCATTAA
- a CDS encoding cation:proton antiporter, translated as MTTAIIITICLLILAAYIFDITSSKTKIPSVILLLLMGWGVRQLSMSTGLFIPNLTPVLPILGTIGLILIVLEGSLELQLNGSKLGSVKESFMVALLPMVVLAIGATAAFVYWGGTSFKDTLLNVLPLCVISSAIAIPSVKNLPNTQKEFVIYESSLSDILGVVFFNFVAFNETFGFSSLTQFVGQLLAIILISFVATGALSYLLSKIDHHIKFAPIILLIILIYNVSKVYHLPALIFILIFGLFLGNLDEIKRFGWIEKLKPNVLDREVAKFKEIVIEATFVIRVLFFLLFGYLMESAEIFNPNTFVWAVGIVAGIFVARAAALKIYGLPLSPLVFVAPRGLITILLFLSIPATQMIPLINKSLIIQIIILTALIMMAGLMFNKKGEQEKDTL; from the coding sequence ATGACAACCGCGATTATCATCACCATTTGTCTCTTAATCTTAGCTGCTTATATATTTGATATTACCTCTTCAAAAACCAAAATACCATCTGTTATTTTATTGCTCCTTATGGGTTGGGGAGTGCGCCAGCTTTCGATGTCAACGGGGCTTTTTATTCCAAATCTCACCCCTGTACTGCCAATTTTGGGAACTATTGGACTCATCCTTATTGTCTTAGAAGGCTCCCTGGAATTACAACTCAATGGTTCAAAACTTGGATCTGTCAAAGAATCGTTCATGGTGGCACTACTTCCTATGGTAGTTTTAGCCATCGGAGCGACTGCTGCTTTTGTCTATTGGGGGGGAACATCTTTTAAAGATACACTATTAAACGTACTTCCATTATGCGTCATCAGTAGCGCCATTGCCATTCCGAGCGTCAAAAATTTACCAAATACCCAAAAAGAATTTGTCATTTATGAAAGCAGTCTTTCTGACATTTTGGGCGTGGTATTTTTTAATTTTGTGGCCTTCAACGAAACCTTCGGCTTTAGCTCACTTACCCAATTTGTTGGTCAGTTGCTGGCTATTATTCTCATTTCATTTGTGGCTACGGGCGCACTGTCGTACTTATTGAGTAAAATCGACCACCATATTAAGTTTGCGCCCATTATTCTGCTCATTATTTTGATTTATAATGTCTCAAAAGTCTATCACCTTCCTGCCCTGATTTTTATTCTTATTTTTGGGTTGTTTCTGGGAAATTTAGACGAAATCAAGCGATTTGGCTGGATAGAGAAGCTTAAACCCAACGTCCTTGACCGTGAAGTGGCGAAGTTCAAAGAAATTGTCATCGAAGCGACGTTCGTGATTCGGGTTTTATTCTTTTTATTGTTTGGTTACCTGATGGAAAGTGCCGAGATTTTTAACCCTAATACATTTGTGTGGGCAGTTGGTATTGTAGCGGGGATTTTTGTCGCCCGAGCTGCTGCCCTAAAAATATACGGCCTACCCCTTTCGCCGTTGGTGTTCGTTGCGCCACGTGGTTTGATCACCATTCTTCTTTTTTTAAGCATCCCTGCCACGCAAATGATTCCTTTAATCAACAAATCTCTGATTATTCAAATCATTATTCTCACTGCCCTCATCATGATGGCAGGCTTGATGTTCAACAAAAAAGGAGAGCAGGAAAAAGATACTCTTTAA
- a CDS encoding sugar phosphate isomerase/epimerase, with protein sequence MNNRRSFIKQLGAVAGAAALAPEVLAFEPQKKLWFEISLAEWSLHKTIFNEKKLTNLDFPVVARKEFGIGIVEYVNQMFKDKAKDTAYLNELLMRCKDNDIKNHLIMIDGEGGLAETDDATRNKAVDNHKKWVECAKYLGCKTIRVNSFGRGTAEEVAKAAVDGLGKLGEFAAPVGINVIVENHGGFSSDGKWLSGVMKQVNMKNVGTLPDFGNFCIKRSTGGEWGGSCTEEYDRYLGVKELMPFAKGVSAKTNDFDANGNEAKMDYAKLLKIVKDAGFRGIVGIEYEGNVTSEYDGIKATKKLLERVGASV encoded by the coding sequence ATGAACAATCGTCGCTCGTTTATCAAGCAACTAGGGGCTGTGGCAGGGGCTGCAGCGCTTGCTCCTGAAGTGTTGGCCTTTGAGCCCCAGAAAAAACTATGGTTTGAGATTTCATTGGCCGAGTGGTCGTTGCACAAAACCATTTTCAACGAAAAAAAACTGACCAACTTAGACTTTCCAGTCGTGGCTCGCAAGGAGTTCGGAATTGGAATTGTGGAGTACGTCAATCAGATGTTTAAAGACAAAGCCAAAGATACGGCTTACTTGAATGAGCTTTTGATGCGTTGTAAAGACAACGACATCAAAAACCACCTCATTATGATTGATGGCGAGGGCGGCTTAGCCGAAACGGATGATGCAACCCGCAATAAGGCCGTTGACAACCATAAAAAATGGGTAGAATGTGCCAAATACTTGGGTTGTAAGACCATTCGGGTAAACTCGTTTGGCCGTGGTACGGCGGAGGAGGTAGCCAAAGCTGCGGTTGACGGATTGGGTAAATTGGGCGAATTTGCTGCTCCTGTGGGCATCAACGTAATCGTAGAAAACCACGGAGGTTTTTCATCCGATGGTAAGTGGTTGTCGGGAGTAATGAAGCAAGTAAACATGAAAAACGTAGGGACTCTTCCTGATTTTGGTAACTTCTGCATTAAGCGTAGTACAGGTGGCGAGTGGGGTGGAAGCTGCACTGAAGAATACGACCGTTATTTGGGGGTAAAAGAATTGATGCCATTTGCCAAAGGGGTAAGTGCCAAAACCAATGATTTTGATGCCAATGGCAACGAAGCGAAAATGGATTACGCCAAACTTCTCAAAATTGTGAAAGACGCAGGTTTCCGTGGCATTGTGGGTATCGAATACGAAGGAAATGTAACGTCAGAATACGACGGAATCAAAGCCACTAAGAAACTTTTGGAGCGCGTAGGTGCAAGCGTTTAG
- a CDS encoding S9 family peptidase, whose product MRFFTNLTSAFLHCAVFISLSFGSIAQTKEKVVASDLTRIKQLGNVAISPDGKRIVYNVNTIEPNADGSDYDYKLHIWLADADGKTAPRALTRGSESAVGPVWSPDGKSIAFSRSVKGKSQIFVMPLDGGEAWQLTDYKHGAGGPQFSPDGSKILFSTSVSFATLMTDSILNPSKGGPAWSLEKAGFLKNEQLKKNTAKPNPDGTIEEIRAYLDKDVEDKKAKVINRLNFQGEASAGQELSFSHLLVIDVKEGAKPQPLTKGFYSYGSGAWSGDGKQIWFSTRADSLVHPDRDLASRICVMNADGIGVRTVLADKARSFGQPTPSPDGQWLAFTTSQAAIKSGTLDQFHLGFLNLKNAGATYNINPFDRSPGNLKWVTLTFPKNKKEVGKVEYVYFTASSNGGAPLYRAVPTVEKVEQLSDYDTGVTDFDVQPNQVVFAKTEISNPSELYRADVLMKNAQKLSSHNDWVAKKALSIPTKHTFTNSKGQTVEYWIMKPTVVEAGKKYPLLLNMHGGPTAMWGPGEGSMWHEFQYFCAQGYGVVYANPRGSGGYGVEFMRANYRDWGTGPAEDVLRACSEAAKESWADTARQVITGGSYAGYLTAWIIAHDHRFKAAFAQRGVYDLTTFMGEGNAWRLVPNYFGGYPWEAETKASMDANSPYTFVDKIKTPFLIKHGENDLRTGVIQSEMMYKSLKIMGKEVEYVRMPGGTHELSRSGNPRQRIDRMLRIYEFFERYVGKK is encoded by the coding sequence ATGCGTTTTTTTACTAACCTAACAAGCGCCTTTCTGCATTGCGCTGTTTTCATAAGTTTATCGTTTGGGAGCATAGCCCAAACCAAAGAAAAAGTGGTCGCGTCTGACCTCACTCGCATCAAACAACTGGGCAACGTCGCGATTTCGCCCGATGGAAAACGTATCGTTTACAACGTAAATACCATTGAACCCAACGCCGATGGCAGCGATTATGACTACAAATTGCACATTTGGCTGGCGGATGCAGATGGGAAAACAGCCCCTCGTGCCCTCACGCGTGGCAGCGAAAGTGCCGTTGGTCCCGTTTGGAGCCCCGATGGCAAAAGCATTGCTTTTTCCCGCAGCGTGAAAGGAAAGTCTCAAATTTTTGTGATGCCTTTGGATGGAGGGGAAGCGTGGCAGTTGACTGACTACAAGCACGGCGCAGGTGGGCCGCAGTTTTCGCCCGACGGTTCTAAAATTTTATTCTCGACCTCGGTAAGCTTTGCGACTTTGATGACGGATTCGATTTTGAACCCATCAAAAGGTGGGCCTGCATGGAGTTTGGAAAAAGCAGGTTTTTTGAAAAATGAACAACTCAAAAAAAACACCGCCAAACCTAACCCTGACGGGACGATTGAGGAAATCAGGGCCTATCTTGACAAAGATGTGGAGGATAAAAAAGCGAAAGTAATCAACCGTCTCAATTTCCAAGGCGAAGCCTCGGCGGGGCAGGAATTGAGCTTTTCGCATTTGTTGGTGATTGACGTAAAAGAAGGAGCTAAGCCACAGCCTTTGACCAAAGGGTTTTATTCTTATGGTTCAGGGGCTTGGTCGGGCGATGGAAAGCAAATTTGGTTTTCAACACGCGCCGATAGTCTTGTTCATCCCGACCGTGACTTGGCTAGCCGTATCTGTGTAATGAACGCCGATGGAATTGGGGTGCGTACGGTTTTGGCCGACAAAGCACGTAGTTTTGGGCAGCCTACGCCTTCGCCCGATGGACAGTGGTTGGCGTTTACAACGTCGCAAGCAGCCATAAAATCAGGTACGCTTGACCAATTTCATTTAGGCTTTTTGAACTTAAAAAATGCGGGCGCTACCTATAATATTAATCCCTTCGACCGTTCGCCAGGCAATTTGAAATGGGTGACATTGACATTCCCCAAAAATAAAAAAGAAGTAGGCAAAGTCGAGTATGTTTACTTTACCGCTTCGTCAAACGGAGGCGCGCCGTTGTACCGTGCAGTGCCTACAGTAGAAAAAGTAGAGCAACTTTCTGACTATGACACAGGAGTAACCGATTTTGACGTACAGCCCAATCAAGTAGTTTTTGCCAAAACCGAAATCTCAAACCCATCGGAGTTGTATCGGGCCGATGTGTTGATGAAAAATGCGCAGAAGTTGTCGTCGCACAACGATTGGGTAGCCAAAAAAGCGTTGAGTATTCCTACCAAACACACGTTTACGAACTCAAAAGGCCAGACCGTGGAGTACTGGATCATGAAGCCAACGGTGGTGGAAGCGGGTAAAAAATATCCGTTATTGCTGAATATGCACGGTGGCCCAACCGCCATGTGGGGGCCAGGCGAAGGCTCTATGTGGCATGAGTTCCAGTATTTCTGCGCCCAAGGTTACGGGGTTGTTTATGCCAATCCACGCGGTTCGGGAGGCTACGGCGTAGAGTTTATGCGAGCCAACTACCGTGATTGGGGAACAGGCCCTGCGGAAGACGTATTGCGTGCTTGTTCGGAAGCGGCCAAAGAATCATGGGCCGACACGGCGCGTCAGGTGATTACGGGCGGGTCGTATGCGGGTTATTTGACGGCGTGGATTATTGCACACGACCACCGTTTTAAGGCGGCTTTTGCCCAGCGCGGTGTGTATGATTTGACGACTTTTATGGGCGAAGGAAACGCGTGGCGTTTGGTGCCTAATTATTTCGGAGGTTATCCGTGGGAAGCTGAAACGAAGGCTTCGATGGATGCGAATTCACCTTATACGTTTGTGGATAAAATCAAAACCCCATTTCTGATTAAACACGGTGAAAACGACTTACGCACGGGCGTGATTCAAAGTGAAATGATGTACAAGTCGTTGAAAATCATGGGGAAAGAGGTGGAGTACGTACGTATGCCAGGCGGAACGCACGAATTGAGCCGCAGTGGAAATCCTCGTCAGCGTATCGACCGTATGTTGCGGATTTATGAGTTTTTTGAGCGGTACGTTGGGAAGAAGTAA
- a CDS encoding trypsin-like peptidase domain-containing protein, producing MNQNWKSLALVGLISSAATIGGYKLIGGLDDTKDVIFKEADSPLARFTSAPPAGAAVDFTYAAEISTPAVVHIKASAMRQAQQRGMDLFDFFGEDFGFRRGGPQKQESSGSGVIVSADGFIVTNNHVVEGAEELEVVMSNKRTYKAKVIGTDPSTDIAVIQIPAKDLPSLAFGNSDAIKVGEWVVAVGNPFNLESTVTAGIVSAKGRGIGILNQRQSANRQGGDTPLESFIQTDAVVNPGNSGGALVNLKGELVGINTAIASPTGSYAGYAFAVPASLVKKVSSDIIKFGGVQRGYIGIIPEELDSKKADQYDVKVATGIYVQGFGEGSSAAKDAGLKVGDVITKVDGIEVDSDPKFRELVARKRPGEAVNLTVNRNGSVKDYSVVLRNREGGKEIIKTDEADVALGSLGAQFGDLNQREVQRLQRANISGGVKVTAMQGGKLARVGVEEGFVITKVNDKPVRSVKELKAALAGKSGGRVQMEGLYLDYPEDVYSFGFNL from the coding sequence ATGAATCAGAATTGGAAATCATTGGCATTGGTTGGACTTATTTCAAGTGCAGCGACCATCGGAGGTTACAAGCTTATTGGAGGTCTTGACGATACCAAAGACGTTATTTTCAAAGAAGCTGACAGCCCATTAGCTCGCTTCACTTCGGCTCCTCCTGCGGGAGCAGCCGTTGATTTTACTTACGCTGCTGAAATATCAACGCCAGCGGTAGTTCACATCAAAGCATCAGCCATGCGCCAGGCCCAGCAAAGAGGCATGGATTTATTCGATTTCTTCGGGGAAGACTTTGGTTTCCGCCGTGGCGGGCCTCAAAAGCAAGAGTCATCAGGCTCGGGAGTCATCGTTAGCGCCGACGGGTTTATTGTCACTAACAACCACGTCGTAGAAGGTGCCGAAGAACTCGAAGTAGTAATGTCGAACAAGCGCACTTACAAAGCCAAAGTAATCGGCACAGACCCTTCTACGGACATTGCGGTCATTCAAATCCCTGCCAAAGACCTACCTTCGCTCGCGTTTGGTAACTCCGACGCCATCAAAGTAGGTGAATGGGTAGTGGCCGTAGGAAACCCTTTCAACTTGGAATCGACCGTGACAGCGGGGATTGTAAGTGCCAAAGGTCGTGGAATTGGAATTTTGAACCAACGCCAATCAGCCAACCGCCAAGGCGGAGACACGCCTCTTGAGTCGTTTATTCAGACAGATGCCGTTGTTAACCCTGGTAACTCAGGAGGCGCGTTGGTAAACTTGAAAGGGGAATTAGTGGGTATCAACACCGCCATCGCCAGCCCAACAGGTAGCTACGCAGGCTATGCCTTTGCCGTACCTGCTAGTTTGGTGAAGAAAGTGTCAAGCGATATTATTAAATTCGGTGGCGTTCAACGTGGATACATTGGTATCATACCTGAAGAACTCGACAGCAAAAAAGCTGATCAGTACGACGTGAAGGTAGCAACAGGTATCTACGTGCAAGGTTTTGGTGAAGGTAGCAGCGCGGCCAAAGATGCAGGCTTGAAAGTAGGTGATGTTATCACCAAAGTCGATGGTATTGAGGTGGACTCTGACCCTAAATTCCGCGAGCTTGTAGCTCGTAAACGCCCAGGAGAAGCTGTCAATTTGACTGTCAACCGCAACGGGTCAGTAAAAGATTATAGTGTTGTATTACGTAACCGCGAAGGTGGCAAAGAAATCATCAAAACGGACGAAGCAGATGTAGCCCTTGGTTCACTTGGGGCTCAGTTTGGAGACCTCAATCAACGTGAAGTACAACGTCTTCAACGTGCCAACATCAGTGGAGGTGTAAAAGTAACAGCCATGCAAGGCGGAAAACTTGCCCGAGTAGGCGTAGAAGAAGGTTTTGTGATTACGAAAGTCAACGATAAGCCAGTCCGTTCGGTGAAAGAGCTTAAAGCAGCTTTGGCAGGAAAGAGTGGTGGTCGCGTTCAGATGGAAGGTTTGTACCTCGATTATCCCGAAGACGTTTATTCGTTTGGATTTAATTTGTAA